In Deltaproteobacteria bacterium, the genomic window GCAAACTAAAGAATTTGGCGCGCAGTGTCGACGCTCGGAGAAGTTTCATCACGTCTTTCTTTTACCTGAATCGTCGAACGCCTTAGTCGAATATTTTATCGGCCCGCTCCAAGATTTTTTCAGGAACTTTGAGACCGATCGCTTTGGCGGTGCTACGATTGATCGTGAGCACCAGAGGATACGGCGTCTCGATCGGGATCTCGGCGGGTTTCACGCCTTTCAAAACTTTAACCACGAGTTTGGCCGCTTGCGCGCCCATCAAATGGAAGTCGGAACCGTAAGAACCCAGCGCGCCCGCTTTAACCCAAGAGTCCTCGTGAACAACTAAAGGTATACGTTCCATTTTCGCTTTGGCGATCAATCCCTGAATATTCATCCCGATTAGAACGGACGGAATAGGAAAGATCGCGTCAATGCTCTGCCATCTTTCTGCCAGCAGTTTGCCAAAGTCTTCGGTGCCGACGACGTCTTTGCTTACCAGACGGAAACCCATCTTTTTGGCGGGCTCGTTTAAATAGGGCAGCACGACCTTGGCACTGGTTTCATTTATCGAAACGATCACCAAGACCGACTTCGCCCTGGGCGCGAGGTCCTTTAACAGTTCTAGCCGCTTCGCCGTTAGCAGCGCTGCGTGATTGGATACCCCCGTGACATTGTTGCGCGACGAGGCGAAGCTGTCGACGAGCTGAGCACGCACCGGATCGCCCACCACGGTAAAGACAATCGGAATCGTTGCGGTGGCTCGTTTGACCGCAGTCGTGTGCGCTGTTGCCACCGTAAAAATCAGATCCGGCTTCGCCTCGATCAGTTTTGCCACATGCCCGTCAAGGTTGGCCGTCTCGCCTTTGCTATCCTCGACGATAAAACTCAGATTCTTACCTTCGCGGTAACCGAATTTCATCAGCCCCTCGCGCAGTCCGTCCAACACCGGCGCAAAGTTCACTCCCGGCGTCAGCACTCCAATATTCGCCGGCGCCGGCTGCGCGCTCACGGGTACCGCGCCGCAGAATCCGATTGCCGCCGCTAACAGGCAAGTCGTGATTGCGATATTTTTCAATTTGCTTGACTCCATGCTTATCACCTTCATTTTTGACGATTCTTATTCGACAATGCGATCCACGCGGGACATCGCCTCACGGGAAATCCTTGAGCCTAACAATTTGGCGGTCGTCTGATTGATCACGAGCACGAGTTTATCCGGCGCCTCCGTGGGAATTTCTGACGGCTTGCCCCCTTTGAGAATCTTGGCCAGCAACCTGGCCGATTGAAGACCGCTCTGGTGAAAATCGGCGCCGTAGGAAAACAGCGCGCCCCGTTCAGCCATCGTCGTCTCATGGGTTATCATCGGCAGCTTTTCTTGCTTGGACTTTTTGATCAGCATGTCGATATGGGTGCTCGCCAGGACCGACGGCACATGGTAGATCGCATCGACAGCGCCGCGGGGGAGAGCTGCCAGAGCTTTCTCGATGTCCTCTCGGCTCGAAACCTCACGGCGGACGATTTCAATCCGCAACTTCTCGGCGCTGCTTTCGACGAGCTTGAGGGAATCCAAAGAGATACCGTCCTTCGCCGCAACCAGCGCCAAGATCCGCTTCACTCCCGGCACCAGCTCCTTGAGAACCTCCAAGCGTTTTCCCGACAGCAGCACGGAATGACTCATGATGCCGGTGGCATTGCTTTTCGAATTGCCGTAGCCGGTGGTCAAGCCTGACTTCACCGGGTCGCTGACCCAAACAAATACAATCGGCAGCTCGCCAGCCAATTGCTTAACGGCAACCGCATGGGCGGTGGTCACGGCGAACAACACGCTGGGACGGAACTCAAGAATTTTCTTGATCGGTTCGGCGAGATCGGAGTTCGATCCCTTAGTATCCTGGACCGCGAAGCTCAGCTCCTTATCCGGGCGGAAACCTAACCGCTCCAGCCCCTCTTTGAGGCCGTCCAGCGCCGGTTCGAAAGTCAGACCGGGCGTCAGCACGCCGATGCGGTGGGTTTGCGCGATGACGTAGACAGGAACACTGATTCCCGCCGCTGCGATTATGAAATAACCGGCGATTAACCTTCTAATCGGATACGATCTCTTCATAGTGTCAGGTTCTTTCCAAGCCATCGAACAAGATACATTCAAGTTTATTGATCCATAGATCGGTAAGACTACGTAGGACTTTAGCGCGCCCGATTCCCTCTGAGCGAATTGGAGGAACCCTAGCGGCAGCACTTGGAATTGTTGGCAGGAAGCTATGGAACAAACGACGCACTGCGGCAGCGCGCGTTGGGATTCGTAGGACAGAGACGGACGGATGCTCGCTTAAAAATGGAAACGTGATGGATTGATTTAGTTGCCAGTCAGGGTGTCTAAATCGCCGAACAACTTGTCGAGCTTGGCAAGCGCGGCTTTGGGTAACGGCGGTTTGGTGATCGCGTTTAAGTTTTCATTCAGATGATCCAGATTGCCGGTGCCCGTGAGAACCACATCGACACCTTGCTCATGACGGCAAAAACGGTAGGCCGCTTCCGGCAACGTCGCGGCGTCAGTTTCTTTGAGTAAGAAACCCAGCGGGTCGTTCAGTTCGAGTGCATCTTTTGCCAGGGTACCCTTCTCAACCAGCTCTGCGCACATCTCCATGAGCCGCTTAGTTTGGCTTAAGGCGCGCCGCACGGCGAACATGTCGAGGACCCCGACGCCGGCTTGCAGCGTCAGCGGAAAAATGTTTTTGCGCGCCGACGGATTGAGCAAACTGAAGCCGACCATCACCACGTCCCAGAGATTTTTTTTGAGACTGTCTTCCAACATCGTGTGCGCGGTGTCGACGACAAACCCTTCGGTGACGCCGATGAAACGAATCTTGCCCTGCTCCTTCAACCGGCGCATCGGTTCGATCAAACGATCTTGCGCGAACTGGTAATCCTTGGGCTCGACGCCGTGCAGATGATAGATGTCGATGTAGTCGGTGCCGAGCAATCTTAAACTCTTCTCGACACCGGCAAAAATCGCCGCCGCAGGATCGGTATCGTCGGGCTTCGGTAAGGTTATCTTAGTGGAGATCACCACCTGATCCCGCGGCCGTCCGGCGATCGCTTTGCCGACCACCCCTTCGGTGCCGTAATTCTGCGCCGTGTCGAGAAAGTTGACGCCGAGATCGAGCGCCTGCTTGATCAAGCGAACCGCATGTTCTTCCGCCCCGGCATCGCCGCGCATGCCGAGCCGGCTCGGCCCGCCGCAGCCCAGTCCAGCGACGCTAACTTTCAAACCTGTTCTACCTAAAGTTGTGTATTCCATCGCCATCGATCCTGTAGGGGCGCGATTCACCATTCCACCCGTACGCCCAGCACTTCGCCGGTAGCGCGAATCAGTCCGGCGACGCTCAATGCGCAATCGACCCAAGCCTTTCGGCCATCCAACTTGGCAATCCGTGCGCGTAAATCAATTTGTTCGTGCAGCGGCGTTGGCTTCAAATAGGAAACATTCAAATTCGCCGTGACGTAACCGATGCGCGGCGCGCTGCCGATGGCGCGCCCTTCGGCGCGATAGGCGTGGGCGATGGCGAGGTTCAAGCTGTGGCAATCGATTAGCGAAGCGATAATGCCGCCGTTTAAATTATCCTGGGCGCCGCCGCAGTGATGCGGCTGGGCGCGCCAGGTGGCAACCGCCTCATCGCCGTTCCAAAAACTTTTTAGCTGCAAGCCTTTCTCATTGGCGGCGCCGCAACCATGGCAATGATGTACCGAGCCTTGATCCTGAAAAGCGAGATCGCTCACGCTATTTGTCTTTTTCGAACTTCAGCGACGCCGAGTTGATGCAGTAGCGCAGGCTAGTCGGCTTGGGACCGTCGTCGAAAACATGGCCCAAGTGAGCGTCGCACTTGCTGCACAGCGCTTCGACCCGG contains:
- a CDS encoding ABC transporter substrate-binding protein; translated protein: MKVISMESSKLKNIAITTCLLAAAIGFCGAVPVSAQPAPANIGVLTPGVNFAPVLDGLREGLMKFGYREGKNLSFIVEDSKGETANLDGHVAKLIEAKPDLIFTVATAHTTAVKRATATIPIVFTVVGDPVRAQLVDSFASSRNNVTGVSNHAALLTAKRLELLKDLAPRAKSVLVIVSINETSAKVVLPYLNEPAKKMGFRLVSKDVVGTEDFGKLLAERWQSIDAIFPIPSVLIGMNIQGLIAKAKMERIPLVVHEDSWVKAGALGSYGSDFHLMGAQAAKLVVKVLKGVKPAEIPIETPYPLVLTINRSTAKAIGLKVPEKILERADKIFD
- a CDS encoding aldo/keto reductase gives rise to the protein MEYTTLGRTGLKVSVAGLGCGGPSRLGMRGDAGAEEHAVRLIKQALDLGVNFLDTAQNYGTEGVVGKAIAGRPRDQVVISTKITLPKPDDTDPAAAIFAGVEKSLRLLGTDYIDIYHLHGVEPKDYQFAQDRLIEPMRRLKEQGKIRFIGVTEGFVVDTAHTMLEDSLKKNLWDVVMVGFSLLNPSARKNIFPLTLQAGVGVLDMFAVRRALSQTKRLMEMCAELVEKGTLAKDALELNDPLGFLLKETDAATLPEAAYRFCRHEQGVDVVLTGTGNLDHLNENLNAITKPPLPKAALAKLDKLFGDLDTLTGN
- a CDS encoding PaaI family thioesterase, which codes for MSDLAFQDQGSVHHCHGCGAANEKGLQLKSFWNGDEAVATWRAQPHHCGGAQDNLNGGIIASLIDCHSLNLAIAHAYRAEGRAIGSAPRIGYVTANLNVSYLKPTPLHEQIDLRARIAKLDGRKAWVDCALSVAGLIRATGEVLGVRVEW